From one Brachypodium distachyon strain Bd21 chromosome 4, Brachypodium_distachyon_v3.0, whole genome shotgun sequence genomic stretch:
- the LOC100845933 gene encoding uncharacterized protein LOC100845933 isoform X1 produces MAMASTSSCSSRPPLLHPASRTPNPSRLPPLVSRASSSPRPLLLSFAPPARGRFRAAAVQQSDFEDGEEEWDGEVEEEYYREEEEVEEGEEMDVEAMEEEARAAAADLAARLDRELRVDGDVREKRRTMRDKTSTSKHIPDNNLPKVAIIGRPNVGKSALFNRLVGSNRAIVVDEPGVTRDRLYGRSYWGDQEFMVIDTGGVITLSKSQAGVMEELAITTTVGMDGIPLASREAAIARMPSMIEKQAVAAVEEATVLLFLVDGQAGLVAADIEIADWLRRNFSHKCIILAVNKCESPKKGQMQALEFWSLGFTPVSISAITGTGTGELLDMVCSELKNFEVLQGLEGLDDVEEDENRVPAISIVGRPNVGKSSILNALVGEDRTIVSPVSGTTRDAIDTEFTTEDGQKFKLIDTAGIRRRAAVASAGSTTETLSVKRAFSAIRRSDVVALVVEAMACVTEQDYKIAERIEKEGKACVIVVNKWDTIPNKNNESTTHYELDVREKLRVLDWAPIVYCSAINGNSVEKIISAASLVEKERSRRLGTSILNQVVREAVAFKAPPRTRGGKRGRVYYTTQAAVRPPTFVLFVNDAKLFPEPYRRYMHKQLRSDAGFPGTPIRLLWRSRKRADKQRRKSNNTEARGSLVGASS; encoded by the exons atggccatggcctccacctcctcctgctcctcgcggccgccgctcctccaccCGGCCTCCAGAACCCCGAACCCCTcccgcctcccgccgctcGTCTCCagggcctcctcctctccccgcccgctcctcctctccttcgctccgcccgcgcgcgggcggttccgcgccgccgctgtgcAGCAATCCGACTTCGAAGACGGGGAGGAGGAATGGGATGGGGAGGTGGAAGAGGAGTATTacagagaggaggaggaggtggaggaaggggaggagatggacgtggaggcgatggaggaggaggcgcgggccgccgccgccgacctcgccgcgcgcctcgACCGCGAGCTCCGCGTCG ATGGTGATGTTCGGGAGAAAAGAAGAACCATGAGGGATAAGACATCGACATCTAAACAT ATCCCAGACAATAATCTTCCGAAGGTGGCAATTATTGGCAGGCCAAATGTTGGTAAATCTGCACTGTTCAATCGTCTTGTCGGG AGCAACAGGGCTATCGTTGTCGATGAACCTGGTGTGACCAGAGATCGTTTGTATGGACGATCTTACTGGGGTGATCAAGAGTTTATGGTTATTGATACTGGGGGTGTGATTACTCTTTCAAAGTCTCAAGCAGGTGTAATGGAAGAGCTTGCCATCACAACTACTGTTGGTATGGATGGGATTCCTCTGGCCTCTAGAGAAGCTGCTATTGCCAGGATGCCATCAATGATTGAAAAACaagctgttgctgctgttgaaGAAGCAACTGTACTTCTATTCCTTGTGGATGGTCAG GCTGGTCTTGTGGCAGCTGACATAGAAATTGCTGATTGGTTACGTCGGAACTTCTCACACAAGTGCATCATACTTGCTGTAAACAAGTGTGAATCCCCAAAGAAAGGGCAAATGCAAGCATTAGAATTTTGGTCACTAGG GTTTACACCTGTATCAATATCTGCTATTACTGGCACTGGAACTGGAGAGCTCCTTGACATGGTCTGTTCAGAACTGAAAAATTTCGAG GTGTTACAGGGACTAGAAGGGTTGGATGATGTTGAAGAAGACGAAAACCGTGTTCCTGCAATTTCCATCGTTGGAAGACCAAATGTTGGGAAAAGTAGTATTCTAAATGCTTTGGTTGGAGAAGATAGAACTATTGTAAGCCCAGTTAGTGGGACCACCCGTGATGCCATTGACACTGAGTTCACCACAGAGGATGGGCAG AAATTCAAACTCATTGATACCGCAGGCATCCGGCGAAGAGCAGCAGTTGCTTCTGCTGGCAGCACAACTGAAACGCTTTCAGTAAAACGTGCATTTAGTGCCATTCGTCGGTCTGATGTGGTTGCCCTTGTTGTTGAAGCGATGGCCTGCGTTACAGAGCAG GATTATAAAATCGCAGAAAGGATCGAGAAAGAGGGAAAGGCGTGTGTCATTGTTGTGAACAAATGGGATACAATTCCAAACAAGAACAATGAGAGCACTACGCATTATGAACTAGATGTAAGAGAGAAGCTCCGAGTACTTGACTGGGCACCTATTGTTTATTGCTCGGCAATCAATGGGAACAGCGTTGAAAA GATTATTTCGGCCGCTTCTTTGGTCGAAAAGGAAAGGTCCAGAAGACTTGGCACCTCTATTCTTAATCAAGTGGTAAGAGAAGCCGTAGCATTCAAAGCACCGCCGCGGACAAGAGGCGGCAAAAGAGGCCGTGTCTACTACACAACACAG GCCGCTGTCCGGCCGCCGACGTTCGTGCTCTTCGTGAACGACGCGAAGCTCTTCCCGGAGCCGTACCGGCGGTACATGCACAAGCAGCTCCGGTCTGACgccgggttcccgggcacgCCCATCCGGCTGCTGTGGCGCAGCAGGAAGCGGGCGGACAAGCAGCGGCGGAAGTCCAACAACACGGAGGCTCGTGGCTCGCTCGTAGGAGCCAGTTCGTAG
- the LOC100845933 gene encoding uncharacterized protein LOC100845933 isoform X2 codes for MAMASTSSCSSRPPLLHPASRTPNPSRLPPLVSRASSSPRPLLLSFAPPARGRFRAAAVQQSDFEDGEEEWDGEVEEEYYREEEEVEEGEEMDVEAMEEEARAAAADLAARLDRELRVDGDVREKRRTMRDKTSTSKHIPDNNLPKVAIIGRPNVGKSALFNRLVGSNRAIVVDEPGVTRDRLYGRSYWGDQEFMVIDTGGVITLSKSQAGVMEELAITTTVGMDGIPLASREAAIARMPSMIEKQAVAAVEEATVLLFLVDGQAGLVAADIEIADWLRRNFSHKCIILAVNKCESPKKGQMQALEFWSLGFTPVSISAITGTGTGELLDMVCSELKNFEGLEGLDDVEEDENRVPAISIVGRPNVGKSSILNALVGEDRTIVSPVSGTTRDAIDTEFTTEDGQKFKLIDTAGIRRRAAVASAGSTTETLSVKRAFSAIRRSDVVALVVEAMACVTEQDYKIAERIEKEGKACVIVVNKWDTIPNKNNESTTHYELDVREKLRVLDWAPIVYCSAINGNSVEKIISAASLVEKERSRRLGTSILNQVVREAVAFKAPPRTRGGKRGRVYYTTQAAVRPPTFVLFVNDAKLFPEPYRRYMHKQLRSDAGFPGTPIRLLWRSRKRADKQRRKSNNTEARGSLVGASS; via the exons atggccatggcctccacctcctcctgctcctcgcggccgccgctcctccaccCGGCCTCCAGAACCCCGAACCCCTcccgcctcccgccgctcGTCTCCagggcctcctcctctccccgcccgctcctcctctccttcgctccgcccgcgcgcgggcggttccgcgccgccgctgtgcAGCAATCCGACTTCGAAGACGGGGAGGAGGAATGGGATGGGGAGGTGGAAGAGGAGTATTacagagaggaggaggaggtggaggaaggggaggagatggacgtggaggcgatggaggaggaggcgcgggccgccgccgccgacctcgccgcgcgcctcgACCGCGAGCTCCGCGTCG ATGGTGATGTTCGGGAGAAAAGAAGAACCATGAGGGATAAGACATCGACATCTAAACAT ATCCCAGACAATAATCTTCCGAAGGTGGCAATTATTGGCAGGCCAAATGTTGGTAAATCTGCACTGTTCAATCGTCTTGTCGGG AGCAACAGGGCTATCGTTGTCGATGAACCTGGTGTGACCAGAGATCGTTTGTATGGACGATCTTACTGGGGTGATCAAGAGTTTATGGTTATTGATACTGGGGGTGTGATTACTCTTTCAAAGTCTCAAGCAGGTGTAATGGAAGAGCTTGCCATCACAACTACTGTTGGTATGGATGGGATTCCTCTGGCCTCTAGAGAAGCTGCTATTGCCAGGATGCCATCAATGATTGAAAAACaagctgttgctgctgttgaaGAAGCAACTGTACTTCTATTCCTTGTGGATGGTCAG GCTGGTCTTGTGGCAGCTGACATAGAAATTGCTGATTGGTTACGTCGGAACTTCTCACACAAGTGCATCATACTTGCTGTAAACAAGTGTGAATCCCCAAAGAAAGGGCAAATGCAAGCATTAGAATTTTGGTCACTAGG GTTTACACCTGTATCAATATCTGCTATTACTGGCACTGGAACTGGAGAGCTCCTTGACATGGTCTGTTCAGAACTGAAAAATTTCGAG GGACTAGAAGGGTTGGATGATGTTGAAGAAGACGAAAACCGTGTTCCTGCAATTTCCATCGTTGGAAGACCAAATGTTGGGAAAAGTAGTATTCTAAATGCTTTGGTTGGAGAAGATAGAACTATTGTAAGCCCAGTTAGTGGGACCACCCGTGATGCCATTGACACTGAGTTCACCACAGAGGATGGGCAG AAATTCAAACTCATTGATACCGCAGGCATCCGGCGAAGAGCAGCAGTTGCTTCTGCTGGCAGCACAACTGAAACGCTTTCAGTAAAACGTGCATTTAGTGCCATTCGTCGGTCTGATGTGGTTGCCCTTGTTGTTGAAGCGATGGCCTGCGTTACAGAGCAG GATTATAAAATCGCAGAAAGGATCGAGAAAGAGGGAAAGGCGTGTGTCATTGTTGTGAACAAATGGGATACAATTCCAAACAAGAACAATGAGAGCACTACGCATTATGAACTAGATGTAAGAGAGAAGCTCCGAGTACTTGACTGGGCACCTATTGTTTATTGCTCGGCAATCAATGGGAACAGCGTTGAAAA GATTATTTCGGCCGCTTCTTTGGTCGAAAAGGAAAGGTCCAGAAGACTTGGCACCTCTATTCTTAATCAAGTGGTAAGAGAAGCCGTAGCATTCAAAGCACCGCCGCGGACAAGAGGCGGCAAAAGAGGCCGTGTCTACTACACAACACAG GCCGCTGTCCGGCCGCCGACGTTCGTGCTCTTCGTGAACGACGCGAAGCTCTTCCCGGAGCCGTACCGGCGGTACATGCACAAGCAGCTCCGGTCTGACgccgggttcccgggcacgCCCATCCGGCTGCTGTGGCGCAGCAGGAAGCGGGCGGACAAGCAGCGGCGGAAGTCCAACAACACGGAGGCTCGTGGCTCGCTCGTAGGAGCCAGTTCGTAG